In a genomic window of Alphaproteobacteria bacterium:
- the glpD gene encoding glycerol-3-phosphate dehydrogenase: MSKIREVDVLVIGGGVNGCGIARDLAGRGLSVVLCEKDDLASATSSASTKLIHGGLRYLEQYEFNLVRHALHEREVLLKSAPHIIWPLTFILPHHRKLRPWWMIRAGLFLYDHLGGRKILSRSHSHYLPGTMYGQPLRPEFRRGFSYADCWVEDTRLVILSARDAFEKGAEILTRTECISIGKHPKQDIWQAVLQDVNTDEKHKIHARMVVNASGPWVAKTLGLVGEGVGKYKIRWVKGSHIIVPKLYQGDHAYILQNDDKRVVFTIPYEKKYTLVGTTDIEYKDDIEEVRISIEEVDYLCAAVNRFFRYAVKPEDVEWTYSGVRPLVDDGDANVSEVTRDYILEMDDVEGLPILSVYGGKITTFRKLGEQAGDMVTEKLGKGTAAWTETAPLPGGEGGIAGFETFMKTIRREHAWLPENLAKRLGRAYGARTRDILRGAKRITDLGEHLGESIYEAEIRYLVANEWAQTLEDILWRRSKLGLHTTEMTQDKIRKLLKKIAGDQEEAA, encoded by the coding sequence GTGTCAAAAATCAGGGAAGTGGATGTTCTGGTCATCGGCGGCGGCGTGAACGGCTGCGGCATCGCGCGCGACCTTGCGGGGCGCGGATTGTCGGTCGTGCTGTGCGAAAAAGACGACCTTGCCTCTGCAACATCCTCCGCTTCGACCAAGCTGATTCATGGCGGGCTGCGCTATCTGGAACAATACGAATTCAACCTTGTGCGCCACGCGCTGCACGAACGCGAAGTGCTGCTGAAATCCGCGCCGCATATCATCTGGCCGCTCACTTTCATTTTGCCGCATCACCGCAAACTGCGCCCGTGGTGGATGATCCGCGCAGGCCTGTTTTTGTACGACCATCTGGGCGGCCGAAAAATCCTGTCGCGTTCCCACAGCCATTACCTGCCGGGCACGATGTACGGACAGCCGCTGCGCCCCGAATTCCGCCGCGGTTTTTCCTATGCCGATTGCTGGGTCGAGGATACGCGGCTGGTCATCCTGAGCGCGCGTGATGCGTTCGAAAAGGGCGCGGAAATTTTGACGCGCACCGAATGTATCTCCATCGGCAAGCACCCGAAACAGGACATCTGGCAGGCCGTGCTGCAAGATGTGAACACCGATGAAAAGCACAAAATCCATGCGCGCATGGTGGTGAACGCATCGGGCCCATGGGTTGCGAAAACGCTGGGTCTGGTTGGCGAAGGTGTCGGCAAATACAAGATCCGCTGGGTCAAGGGCAGCCATATCATCGTGCCCAAGCTTTATCAGGGCGACCACGCCTATATCCTGCAAAACGACGATAAACGCGTCGTTTTCACGATCCCTTACGAGAAAAAATACACCCTCGTCGGCACGACCGACATCGAATACAAGGACGATATCGAGGAAGTGCGCATTTCGATCGAGGAAGTCGATTACCTCTGCGCCGCCGTCAACCGGTTCTTCCGTTATGCGGTAAAGCCCGAAGATGTCGAATGGACCTATAGCGGCGTGCGCCCGCTGGTCGATGATGGCGATGCGAATGTGTCGGAAGTTACGCGCGACTACATCCTTGAAATGGACGATGTCGAAGGCCTGCCCATTTTGTCGGTCTATGGCGGCAAGATCACGACCTTCCGCAAACTGGGCGAGCAGGCGGGCGATATGGTCACCGAAAAACTCGGCAAGGGGACGGCGGCATGGACTGAAACCGCGCCGCTGCCGGGCGGCGAAGGCGGCATCGCGGGTTTTGAAACCTTCATGAAGACGATACGGCGCGAACATGCATGGCTGCCCGAAAACCTCGCCAAACGCCTGGGCCGCGCTTATGGCGCGCGCACGCGCGACATTTTGCGCGGCGCAAAACGCATCACCGATCTGGGCGAACATCTGGGCGAAAGCATTTACGAAGCGGAAATCAGGTATCTGGTCGCCAACGAATGGGCGCAGACGCTGGAAGACATTTTGTGGCGCCGGTCAAAACTCGGCCTGCACACCACCGAAATGACCCAAGACAAAATCCGCAAACTGCTGAAAAAAATTGCGGGCGATCAGGAAGAGGCGGCGTAA
- a CDS encoding RNA methyltransferase, with product MRGYFGIGVEGISKPMNVGNLLRSAHSFGASFFFTVNTEIDLHAMRESDTSGAFDHIPFYNYAGVDDLKLPRGTSMVAVELVEGAVELPSFRHPAQAVYILGPEKNSVSPEMLKRCQHVIKIPMKFCVNVGVAGAIVMYDRLISLGKFAPRPVKEGGPVFMPDDLRRDQIISTPNDRPFTPKAKR from the coding sequence ATGCGCGGCTATTTCGGGATTGGTGTCGAAGGTATTTCTAAGCCCATGAATGTGGGGAACCTGCTGCGGTCGGCGCATAGCTTTGGCGCGAGCTTTTTCTTTACGGTGAATACCGAGATCGACCTGCATGCGATGCGCGAAAGCGACACTTCCGGCGCGTTCGACCATATTCCGTTCTATAACTATGCGGGTGTCGATGACCTGAAACTGCCGCGCGGCACCTCGATGGTGGCGGTGGAGCTGGTGGAGGGCGCGGTGGAGCTGCCGAGCTTCCGGCATCCGGCGCAGGCCGTCTATATTCTGGGGCCGGAGAAAAATAGCGTGTCGCCCGAAATGCTAAAACGCTGCCAGCATGTCATCAAGATCCCGATGAAGTTCTGCGTGAATGTCGGCGTGGCGGGGGCGATCGTGATGTATGACCGCCTTATTTCGCTGGGCAAATTCGCGCCGCGCCCCGTCAAGGAAGGTGGGCCGGTGTTTATGCCCGATGATCTCCGCCGTGACCAGATTATTTCCACACCCAACGACCGGCCGTTTACGCCGAAGGCGAAGCGGTAG
- the glpK gene encoding glycerol kinase GlpK: MSKFILAIDQGTTSTRAILFDEKGHITGIAQKELQLYYPENGWVEQNPEDIWSDTEYVCRGVMAQHSIHPTNVAAIGITNQRETTIVWDRKTGEPVYNAIVWQDRRTADMCQKFKDAGLEPTFARKTGLLLDPYFSGTKLRWILDNVEGAAARAKNGELAFGTIDCFLLWRLTGGKVHATDITNASRTLLFNIVEQKWDDELLKILGIPASMLPEVKDNSTHFGDVGADFLGAPTRVAGMAGDQQAALIGQACFKPGMVKSTYGTGCFALMNIGGEFKPSQNKMLTTVAYRLNGEINYAIEGSIFVAGAAIQFLRDGLGIIKSSNETEALAKSVPDNGGVYMVPAFTGLGAPYWNPHARASISGLTRGATSAHIVRAALEAQAYQTEDLMRAMAEDAGYPMTEIRVDGGMVKNSWVCQFLADMTSTPVLRPTVTETTALGAAYLAGLQAGMFPSIDYITDSWECERRFTPVMMSAERERLYAGWQQAVKQVLA, translated from the coding sequence ATGTCCAAATTCATCCTCGCCATCGATCAGGGCACGACCAGCACGCGCGCGATTTTGTTCGATGAAAAGGGGCATATCACCGGCATCGCGCAAAAGGAATTGCAGCTTTACTATCCCGAAAACGGCTGGGTGGAGCAGAACCCCGAAGATATCTGGTCGGATACCGAATATGTCTGCCGCGGCGTGATGGCGCAGCATAGCATCCATCCCACCAATGTCGCCGCCATCGGCATTACCAACCAGCGCGAAACCACCATCGTCTGGGACCGCAAGACTGGCGAGCCTGTCTATAACGCCATCGTCTGGCAGGACCGCCGCACAGCGGATATGTGCCAGAAATTCAAGGATGCGGGGCTGGAGCCGACTTTTGCGCGCAAGACCGGCCTGCTGCTCGACCCTTATTTCTCCGGCACGAAACTGCGCTGGATACTGGATAACGTCGAAGGCGCTGCCGCGCGTGCGAAAAACGGCGAACTGGCCTTTGGCACGATTGACTGCTTCCTGCTCTGGAGGTTGACGGGCGGCAAGGTGCATGCGACCGACATCACCAACGCGTCACGCACGCTGCTGTTCAATATCGTCGAACAGAAATGGGATGATGAACTGCTGAAAATCCTCGGCATCCCTGCATCCATGCTGCCGGAGGTAAAGGACAACAGCACGCATTTCGGCGATGTGGGGGCGGATTTCCTCGGCGCGCCGACGCGCGTTGCGGGCATGGCGGGCGATCAGCAGGCGGCATTGATCGGGCAGGCCTGCTTCAAGCCCGGCATGGTCAAAAGCACCTATGGCACCGGCTGCTTCGCGCTGATGAATATTGGCGGCGAGTTCAAGCCGTCGCAGAACAAGATGCTGACAACCGTCGCCTATCGCCTGAACGGCGAGATCAATTACGCCATCGAAGGATCAATCTTTGTCGCGGGCGCGGCGATACAGTTCCTGCGCGACGGGCTGGGCATCATCAAATCGTCGAACGAGACCGAGGCGCTGGCAAAATCGGTGCCCGATAACGGCGGTGTCTATATGGTGCCAGCCTTCACCGGTCTTGGCGCGCCGTACTGGAACCCCCATGCGCGCGCGTCAATCAGCGGGCTGACCCGCGGGGCGACATCGGCGCATATCGTGCGCGCCGCGCTGGAGGCGCAGGCATATCAAACCGAAGACCTGATGCGCGCGATGGCGGAGGACGCGGGATACCCGATGACCGAAATCCGCGTCGATGGCGGCATGGTGAAAAACAGCTGGGTCTGCCAGTTCCTGGCCGATATGACATCGACCCCCGTGCTGCGGCCAACCGTGACGGAAACGACGGCGCTGGGCGCTGCATATCTTGCGGGGCTGCAGGCGGGCATGTTCCCCTCCATCGATTACATTACCGATTCATGGGAATGCGAACGCCGCTTCACGCCCGTCATGATGTCGGCGGAGCGTGAAAGGCTTTATGCGGGCTGGCAGCAGGCCGTGAAGCAGGTGCTGGCGTAA
- a CDS encoding Glu/Leu/Phe/Val dehydrogenase, whose protein sequence is MSVFSHKEFDQHEQVSFFHDAQSGLKAIISVHNTNLGPALGGCRMWAYESDEAAIKDVLRLSRGMTYKAAITGLPLGGGKSVIIGDKKMKTADMMRAMGRAVENMGGRYIVAEDVGTTVEDMSYINSQTKHVVGISHGTAGSGDPSPTTALGVFTGLKAAVRFRMGRGDLKGLKVAVQGLGNVGYNLCRHLHEAGAQLFVTDMAADRVDMASREFGAMPVALNSIYDVDADVFAPCALGGIINDETLPRIKAKVVAGAANNQLAEARHGDALRRAEILYAPDYLVNAGGLISVYFEHQARATGKAYDRQAVLDMVAKIDTTATSIFEMADKEDISCGTAADRIAESRFCVKKACKAA, encoded by the coding sequence ATGTCTGTTTTCAGCCACAAGGAATTCGACCAGCACGAACAAGTCTCTTTTTTCCACGATGCGCAATCGGGGCTGAAGGCGATTATCTCGGTGCATAACACGAACCTCGGCCCCGCGCTGGGCGGCTGCCGCATGTGGGCGTATGAAAGCGACGAGGCGGCGATCAAGGACGTGCTCCGCCTGTCGCGCGGCATGACGTACAAGGCCGCCATCACCGGCCTGCCGCTGGGCGGCGGCAAATCCGTCATCATCGGCGACAAGAAAATGAAAACCGCCGACATGATGCGCGCCATGGGCCGCGCGGTCGAAAACATGGGCGGCCGCTATATCGTCGCCGAAGACGTCGGCACGACGGTCGAAGACATGAGCTACATCAACAGCCAGACGAAACACGTCGTCGGCATTTCGCACGGCACCGCCGGTTCGGGCGATCCGTCCCCCACCACCGCCCTTGGCGTGTTCACGGGCCTGAAGGCCGCTGTACGCTTCCGCATGGGCCGCGGCGACCTGAAAGGCCTGAAAGTGGCCGTCCAGGGCCTTGGCAACGTCGGCTACAACCTGTGCCGCCACCTGCACGAAGCAGGCGCGCAATTGTTTGTCACCGATATGGCCGCCGACCGCGTCGATATGGCCAGCCGCGAATTCGGCGCGATGCCGGTTGCGCTGAACAGCATTTACGATGTCGATGCCGATGTGTTTGCGCCCTGCGCGCTGGGCGGCATCATCAACGACGAAACCCTGCCGCGCATCAAGGCAAAGGTTGTGGCGGGTGCCGCCAACAACCAGCTGGCCGAAGCACGCCACGGTGACGCGCTCCGCCGCGCGGAAATCCTCTATGCGCCCGACTATCTGGTGAACGCGGGCGGCTTGATCTCGGTCTATTTCGAGCATCAGGCGCGCGCGACCGGCAAGGCTTATGACCGCCAGGCGGTTCTCGACATGGTCGCCAAGATCGATACCACCGCGACCAGCATCTTTGAAATGGCCGACAAGGAAGATATCTCCTGCGGCACCGCCGCCGACCGCATCGCGGAAAGCCGCTTCTGCGTCAAGAAAGCCTGCAAGGCCGCATAA
- a CDS encoding HAMP domain-containing histidine kinase — MKKLPAPHTVKLDALSQFAGGVAHDMINVLSSIEAETAAGVRLLETGDITAAELQQRIHKLTQQGAQQVRQLLAFSQQKIGLEETLDLAEVLRAMRGALETLAGGDVSVQFDLQPAVVIAAREHVAQVVLNLALNAVEAMPNGGILRISCTGAQLVVRDDGRGIEPHLLPRIFQPFFTTKTAGRAGLGLSVVYGIVEQLGAQIAVESKPRRGTAFTVTFRTGAVATQLPPNDVVNLHKSGAIAAENGILWKILQRAREYHLQNPEDEA; from the coding sequence ATGAAAAAGCTGCCCGCACCCCATACCGTGAAACTCGATGCCCTGTCGCAATTCGCGGGCGGCGTGGCGCATGACATGATCAACGTATTGTCGTCTATCGAGGCCGAAACGGCCGCTGGCGTGCGCCTGCTGGAAACGGGCGATATCACCGCCGCCGAACTGCAGCAACGTATCCACAAACTGACGCAGCAGGGCGCGCAACAGGTGCGGCAATTGCTGGCTTTTTCGCAGCAGAAGATCGGGCTAGAGGAAACGCTCGACCTTGCCGAAGTGTTGCGCGCCATGCGCGGCGCGCTGGAAACGCTCGCGGGTGGGGATGTATCCGTGCAATTCGACCTGCAGCCCGCCGTGGTCATCGCCGCGCGCGAACATGTGGCGCAGGTGGTGCTGAACCTTGCGCTGAACGCGGTGGAGGCGATGCCGAATGGCGGAATCTTGCGCATTTCCTGCACGGGGGCGCAGCTGGTGGTGCGCGATGACGGGCGGGGGATCGAGCCGCATCTGCTGCCGCGTATTTTCCAGCCGTTCTTTACCACCAAGACAGCGGGCAGGGCGGGGCTGGGCCTGTCGGTCGTCTATGGCATCGTCGAACAGCTGGGCGCGCAAATTGCGGTTGAATCGAAACCGCGCCGGGGCACCGCCTTTACCGTGACCTTCCGCACCGGCGCAGTGGCCACGCAGCTGCCCCCGAATGATGTCGTAAACCTGCACAAAAGCGGTGCAATTGCCGCCGAAAACGGCATCTTGTGGAAAATCCTGCAGCGTGCGCGGGAATATCACCTGCAAAACCCCGAAGACGAGGCATAA